A single window of Meiothermus sp. DNA harbors:
- a CDS encoding RuBisCO large subunit C-terminal-like domain-containing protein, which produces MLGLEAIYHIQSTPDQIEARAEALAIEQSIEMPPVAVRQPEILREVLAQVVSIQEAEAGYYRVVLRFAGQTTAFEAAGLLNVLFGNCALQEDVELIDLKLPPELLATFAGPRFGIAGLRQLTGVHDRPLTCTALKPQGLSPTQLAELAHTFALGGIDIVKDDHGLTNQPYAPFAERVPFIQKAIAEANAKTGGHTLYAPMLTGGPKTLRQRLQVARQVGVRVVLAAPMLMGLPTFQEWVEELEMAVLAHPAFAGHRIAPSLMLGKLFRLLGADASIFPNYGGRFAYSTQTCMNLAQAARSPWAHLRPTLPVPAGGMTVERVEEMVGFYGPETMLLIGGNLLAAGDKLLERTRAFVQKVAASVGQI; this is translated from the coding sequence ATGCTGGGGCTCGAGGCTATCTACCACATTCAATCTACCCCCGACCAGATCGAGGCCAGGGCCGAAGCTCTGGCCATCGAACAAAGCATCGAGATGCCCCCTGTTGCGGTGCGGCAGCCCGAAATCCTGCGCGAGGTGCTGGCCCAGGTAGTCTCCATCCAGGAAGCTGAAGCAGGCTACTATCGCGTGGTTTTGCGCTTTGCCGGCCAAACCACGGCTTTTGAAGCGGCAGGCTTGCTGAATGTGTTGTTTGGCAACTGTGCCTTGCAAGAAGACGTGGAGCTAATAGACCTGAAGTTGCCCCCCGAGCTGCTGGCAACGTTTGCCGGGCCGCGCTTCGGCATTGCCGGGCTGCGCCAGCTTACCGGGGTGCACGACCGCCCCCTCACCTGCACCGCCCTTAAGCCGCAGGGCCTCTCCCCTACCCAACTGGCCGAACTGGCCCATACCTTTGCACTAGGCGGCATAGACATCGTAAAAGACGACCACGGTCTTACCAACCAGCCCTACGCGCCTTTCGCCGAGCGGGTGCCATTCATTCAAAAAGCCATTGCCGAGGCCAACGCCAAAACCGGAGGCCACACCCTGTATGCCCCCATGCTGACCGGTGGCCCCAAAACCCTGCGCCAGCGCCTGCAGGTAGCCAGGCAAGTAGGGGTTCGGGTGGTGCTGGCAGCCCCGATGCTGATGGGGCTTCCGACTTTCCAGGAGTGGGTGGAAGAGCTGGAAATGGCGGTGCTGGCCCATCCGGCCTTTGCGGGCCACCGCATCGCGCCATCCCTAATGCTGGGCAAGCTATTTCGGCTGCTGGGGGCCGATGCCAGTATTTTTCCCAACTACGGCGGGCGGTTTGCTTACAGCACCCAGACCTGCATGAACCTGGCCCAAGCCGCCAGATCCCCTTGGGCACACCTCCGCCCCACCCTGCCGGTTCCGGCGGGGGGCATGACGGTGGAGCGGGTAGAAGAGATGGTGGGGTTTTATGGGCCTGAGACCATGTTGCTGATTGGGGGCAACCTGCTGGCTGCAGGGGACAAGCTGCTCGAGCGCACCCGGGCTTTTGTGCAAAAAGTGGCGGCCAGCGTGGGCCAAATATAG
- a CDS encoding cupin domain-containing protein, whose amino-acid sequence MAATRAKTKRAAQGFTWEGVEVLAYKAEGAAPFKDVTRQVLFEDPHLAAQWRYFEVAPGGHTTLERHQHVHAVMVIRGRGACLVGDEVYTIEPHDLISVPPLTWHQFRATEREPLGFLCLVNAERDRPELPGPQDLQALRQNPRVAAFIRV is encoded by the coding sequence ATGGCGGCTACTCGAGCCAAAACCAAGCGGGCTGCCCAGGGCTTCACCTGGGAAGGCGTGGAGGTACTGGCCTACAAAGCCGAAGGGGCAGCTCCTTTCAAGGACGTAACCCGCCAGGTGCTGTTCGAAGACCCCCACTTGGCCGCCCAGTGGCGCTATTTTGAGGTGGCGCCGGGAGGACACACTACTCTCGAGCGCCACCAGCACGTTCATGCCGTGATGGTCATCCGGGGGCGAGGAGCTTGCCTGGTGGGGGACGAAGTGTATACCATTGAACCGCACGACCTGATTAGCGTGCCGCCTCTCACTTGGCACCAGTTCCGGGCCACAGAACGCGAGCCGCTGGGTTTTTTATGCCTGGTCAATGCCGAGCGCGACCGGCCCGAGCTGCCGGGCCCCCAAGACCTGCAGGCTTTGCGCCAAAACCCTCGAGTCGCCGCTTTTATTCGGGTTTAA
- a CDS encoding Rab family GTPase, giving the protein MIQKKICMLGAFAVGKTSLVARYVHSIFSEKYQTTVGVKIDKKVLTLDDREVGLVLWDLYGEDRFQRVQSFYLRGSSGYLLVADGTRAETLEAAQNIQQRAQEVLGPVPFILLLNKRDLPWEVSEAQIDALRARGWDIRYTSAKTGEGVEESFTTLAKRMLEQS; this is encoded by the coding sequence GTGATTCAGAAAAAAATCTGCATGCTGGGCGCATTCGCGGTGGGCAAAACCAGCCTGGTTGCGCGGTATGTGCACAGCATCTTTTCGGAAAAATACCAGACCACCGTGGGAGTCAAAATAGACAAGAAGGTGCTCACCCTAGATGATCGGGAAGTGGGGCTGGTATTGTGGGATCTCTATGGCGAAGATCGGTTCCAGCGGGTGCAATCGTTTTACCTGCGGGGTAGTTCGGGCTACTTACTGGTCGCCGATGGCACCCGTGCCGAGACCCTCGAGGCTGCTCAAAATATCCAGCAGCGGGCCCAAGAGGTACTCGGCCCGGTTCCCTTTATCCTGTTGCTCAACAAGCGTGACCTGCCCTGGGAAGTGAGCGAGGCCCAGATTGATGCGCTGCGGGCCAGGGGCTGGGACATACGCTACACCAGCGCCAAGACCGGTGAGGGTGTAGAAGAGAGCTTTACAACCCTGGCCAAACGAATGCTGGAGCAATCCTGA
- a CDS encoding tetratricopeptide repeat protein gives MEELDQVIRSGRYEEARGRILAGEEGNADGLAALLELRDWLRLKEYDRARKLLKQEGDLMAGYLDVGQAQAALEAFESEDEGRIAAYLDDPHLGAEAWTALGLAHIRQNKREDARQAFDKALQADPRHYRAKTNLANLTLEAGYTDEAIRMYEEVLRLNPEYALAHHNLGAAYRKKGRLDKSVYHIKRGQRLQMQPAARPPRSIANTAGPPPLPERRGVLGGMGNRWWFWLLLIGAGYWLLSRQP, from the coding sequence ATGGAAGAGCTAGATCAAGTCATCCGTTCGGGGCGCTATGAGGAGGCTCGAGGCCGTATTCTGGCGGGAGAAGAGGGAAATGCGGATGGTTTGGCGGCGTTGTTGGAACTGCGGGACTGGCTGCGGCTAAAGGAGTACGACCGGGCCCGCAAGCTGCTCAAGCAGGAGGGCGACCTGATGGCAGGCTATCTGGATGTTGGCCAAGCCCAGGCCGCCCTCGAGGCCTTTGAATCTGAGGACGAAGGTAGAATTGCCGCCTACCTCGATGACCCCCATCTGGGAGCCGAGGCTTGGACAGCCCTCGGACTGGCGCACATCCGCCAGAACAAGCGCGAGGATGCCCGGCAAGCCTTCGATAAAGCCTTGCAGGCCGACCCCCGCCACTACCGCGCCAAGACCAACCTGGCCAACCTGACCCTCGAGGCTGGCTACACCGACGAAGCCATCCGTATGTACGAGGAGGTGCTCAGGCTCAATCCCGAGTATGCCCTGGCGCACCATAACCTGGGAGCGGCCTACCGCAAAAAGGGCCGGCTTGACAAATCGGTCTACCACATCAAGCGCGGCCAGCGCCTACAGATGCAACCCGCAGCCCGTCCACCTCGCTCCATTGCAAATACCGCCGGCCCGCCCCCCCTGCCCGAGCGTCGCGGGGTGTTGGGCGGTATGGGTAACCGTTGGTGGTTTTGGCTTTTGCTGATCGGGGCGGGGTACTGGCTGCTGAGTCGCCAACCCTGA